agccctgtggctgggagcacatggctgggagcatcaggcctgtggctgggagcacatggctgggagcatcaggcctgtggctgggagcacaTGGCTGGGAGCATCAGGCCTGTGACTGGGAGCACGTAGCCGGGAGCACCAGGCCTGTGGCTGGGAGTATGTGGCTGGGAGCGTGTGGCAAGAGTTTCACCTGAACCACATCTGGCTTAATCAGTTCTAGTTACTGGGAGGGACTGGAGGATTTCTTCTGGTGTAGCCATTTCTCAGGGTCCTGTCAGACACTTGGAGTCTTTCTGAAGTTAACTAACACGCTGGATTTTTAAGCAGACCTAACCCAGTGCTGTGACGAAACATAAATGCCACTTAACGACTCCCACGTACCTGAACTGCCCCGAAAGAACGGGCGgctgcagaacacaggactgGGCGTGTGTTGGGGTCACCCTGCAGGTGCAGCCAATGCTATGAAAGGCAGCGTGGCCGgcaggctgagagctgctggaCAGAGCTGCTGCCGCACACAGACAGGCAGGGTGTGCGTgcatgctgctgggctgccaggagCGCGAGCTGCAACAGCACAGCACGGTGAGACACTCCAGCTTACCGGGcagatggtgacacaagccttgcACAAGCCTTGCTGCTCTGGGCTGCATCCCAGGCTCTGACAGTGCGCTGACACGCATCCACACGGAGGCTCCCTTTCCCTCCACGCTAACACACAGCACCAGCACGACACATGCGCACACAGGGAGGGAGGCATCCAACACAAACATGCATGCAAACAAGAACAGGGAAgtgggcgcacacacacacatgcagacagacacacacagataaacagatacacacacacagagggaagtgtgcacacacacatgcagacagACACATAGAGAGATACACACACAGATGGAAGTGTGCACACACATatgcaggcagacacacacagagagacagatacacacacagagggaagtgcgcacacacatgcagacagacacacagagagacagatacacacacacacacagagggaagtgcGCGCACACATatgcagacagacacacagagacagatacacacacacacacagagggaagtgcacacccacacacatatgcaggcaaacacacacagagacagatatacacacacacacacagagggaagtacacacacacatatgcaggcagacacacacagagacagatacacacacacacacagagggaagtgcGCACACACATatgcaggcagacacacacagagacagatacacacacacacacagagggaagtgcGCACACCCACGCACATatgcaggcagacacacacagagagacagatacacacacacacagagggaagtgcGCACACACATatgcaggcagacacacacagagagacagatacacacacacacagagggaagtgcacacacacatatgcaggcagacacacacacagagggaagtgcacacacacacacatgcaggcagacacacacacagagggaagtgcgcacacacacatgcaggcagacacacacagagagacagatacacacacacacacacagagggaactgcgcacacacacatatgcaggcagacacacagagagacagatacacacacacacagagggaagtgcACACCCACATatgcaggcagacacacacacagagggaagtgcgcacacacatacacgcacatgcaggcagacacacacagagggaagtgcgcacgcacacacagagagagatacacacacacacagagggaagtgcgcacacacacacagagacagatacacacacacagagggaagtaCGCACACACATatgcaggcagacacacacagagggaagtgcGCACACACATATGCAGgcagacacagagagagacagatacacacacacacacagagggaactGCGCACACATACATATGCAGGCagacacacagagagacagatacacacacacacacagagggaagtgcGCACACACATatgcaggcagacacacacagagagacagatacacacacacacacagagggaagtgcgcacacacacacagagagacagatatacacacacacacagagggaagtgcGCACACACATatgcaggc
The nucleotide sequence above comes from Carettochelys insculpta isolate YL-2023 chromosome 13, ASM3395843v1, whole genome shotgun sequence. Encoded proteins:
- the NLGN3 gene encoding neuroligin-3 isoform X5, which produces MCVYVCAHFPLCVCLPAYVGVHFPLCVCVSVSLCVCLHMCVCAVPSVCVCVYLSLCVCLPACVCAHFPLCVCLPACVCVCTSLCVCVCLHMCVCTSLCVCVYLSLCVCLPAYVCAHFPLCVCVSVSLCVSACICAWVCALPSVCVCVSVSVCVCLHMCVRTSLCVCVCICLCVCLPAYVCVYFPLCVCVYICLCVCLPAYVCGCALPSVCVCVSVSVCLSAYVCAHFPLCVCVYLSLCVSVCMCVRTSLCVCICLSVCVCLHMCVHTSICVCISLCVCLHVCVHTSLCVCVSVYLCVSVCMCVCAPTSLFLFACMFVLDASLPVCACVVLVLCVSVEGKGASVWMRVSALSEPGMQPRAARLVQGLCHHLPGKLECLTVLCCCSSRSWQPSSMHAHPACLCAAAALSSSSQPAGHAAFHSIGCTCRVTPTHAQSCVLQPPVLSGQFRDPNKPVPQDTKFIHTKANRFEEVAWSKYNPRDQLYLHVGLKPRVRDHYRATKVAFWKHLVPHLYNLHDMFHYTSTTTKVPPPDAAPNSHATRRPSGQLWTTKRPAYSSESPREQGSPEQEAGTLLIESPRDYSTELSVTIAVGASLLFLNVLAFAALYYRKDKRRQDTRRQPSPQRSAPNDMSHTPEEEVPSLQMSQAQQECESAQAHDALRLTSLPDYTLTLRRSPDDIPLMTPNTITMIPNSLVGLQTLHPYNTFAAGFSSTGLPHSHSTTRV